The following are from one region of the Anomaloglossus baeobatrachus isolate aAnoBae1 chromosome 5 unlocalized genomic scaffold, aAnoBae1.hap1 SUPER_5_unloc_12, whole genome shotgun sequence genome:
- the LOC142258818 gene encoding LOW QUALITY PROTEIN: uncharacterized protein LOC142258818 (The sequence of the model RefSeq protein was modified relative to this genomic sequence to represent the inferred CDS: deleted 1 base in 1 codon) — protein MAPTREKLFSCLKCRKCFIRKSDLVRHQKIHTGEKPFSCPECEKCFIQKSQLVQHQRSHTGKKPFSCSECGKSFIHKSRLVTHQRNHTGEKPFSCSECGKCFIRKSALVRHQRSHTGEKPFSCSECGKCFIWNSELVDHQRYHTGEKPFSCSECGKCFIQKTYLVRHQKNHTGMKPFSCSECGKCFIQKTYLVRHQKNHTGMKPFSCSKCGKYFNWKSELVVHQRCHTGEKPFSCSECGKCFIQKSDLVCHQRSHTGEKPFLCLECGKCFSRKSTLIDHGKLHTGDKPFLCSECGKFYSQKSNLVKHLRSNTEKEPFSCCEYLKCLTGKSSLVDHEKTHTVEEPFLHLEFGKCFYHYSGPVVR, from the exons atggctcctacaagggagaaactatTTTCATGTTTAAAATGTCGAAAATGTTTTATcaggaaatcagaccttgttagacatcagaaaattcacacaggggagaagccattttcatgtccagagtgtgagaaatgttttattcagaaatcacaacttgttcagcatcaaagatctcacacagggaaaaagccattttcatgttcagaatgtgggaaaagttttattcACAAATCACGTCTTGTTACGcatcagagaaatcacacaggggagaagccattttcatgttcagaatgtgggaaatgttttattcggaaatcagctctggttagacatcaaagatctcacacaggggagaagccattttcatgttcagagtgtgggaaatgttttatttggaattcAGAACTTGTTGACcatcaaagatatcacacaggggagaagccgttttcatgttcagagtgtgggaaatgttttattcagaaaacataccttgttagacatcagaaaaatcacacagggatgaagccgttttcatgttcagaatgtgggaaatgttttattcagaaaacataccttgttagacatcagaaaaatcacacaggaatgaagccattttcatgttcaaagtgtgggaaatattttaactggaaatctgaacttgttgtacatcaaagatgtcacacaggggagaagccattttcatgttcagaatgtgggaaatgttttattcagaaatcagatcttgtttgtcATCAAAGatcacacacaggggagaagccatttttatgcctggaatgtggtaaatgttttagtaGGAAATCAACTCTTattgaccatggaaaacttcacacaggggataaaccatttttatgttctgaatgtggaaaattttATTCTCAGAAATCAAATCtcgttaaacatctg agaagcaACACagagaaggaacctttttcatgttgtgaatatttgaaatgtttaactggtaaatcaagtcttgtcgatcatgagaaaacccacacagtagaggagccattcttgcatttggaatttggcaaatgtttttatcattactcaggtcctgttgtcagatga